NNNNNNNNNNNNNNNNNNNNNNNNNNNNNNNNNNNNNNNNNNNAGAGTTCGGGGTTTCCAGCCGTTGTCATAAACGAATACCTGGACCACTAGCCGTTGTCATACAAATGCAATTAAATGTTTCATGGTGATAGCCATTTCTCTACTCTCttagcacttttttttttctttctttgtttagactgattatatatatattgacataacTATTGGAGTATACATCAAGGAAGATCCATGAAGTATCTATTTGATTAAATATTGGTCCAtgtgtatcatatatattaagaacTTATTATAGGATCATATATTAGGTTTGGCAAGTATATATGGTCTTGTAATTTATAAAGGGGTAAGTGTTTTCTCGTAAGAGGAATTTTCTTGGTCAAAGTTTGAAAGAGAACATAATCTTTCTATTTAAACACACAGGATCTACCAACTCTGGCCGGGTAACAATGTAAGCCTTTCTTAATTCTTTCTCACGATATATCTatttgacaaacaaacaaaagggtTTTTGTGTCCTGACACAACATATATCATGTTCGGAAAGAGATTTGATATTAAACCCATGATGTGTTAATGTCAAAACCAGCTTGATGTTTCTcgtttttatgttttagaaattttattgcGGAGGGAGACTAGTCTTTGGTCCAGATGCATCGTCGCTCCTTCTGACCATTCACAGTTATGATTGGAGGTCCTGCTCTCACTTTCTGCATCCGAAtggcttttaatttttatgatcGGGAAACGCTATCCGTTGTTCCACTCTCTTGTATTGTTGGGTGCACTGTTGCTCACAGTCTTGGTATAATTAACCATATAGAATGTTTAATTCTTTCTTTGTGAGCTATATAAGCTGCACTTTTCTTCATATTCATGCATCTTCTTTGCAGGATTTCACATTTCTCTTCTTAACTTCCTCGAGAGACCCCGGGATTATCCCTAGAAACAAAGAAGCACCTGAAGCAGAAGGGTTTGATATGATCACTCAATCCTCAGAATGGGTGGTAAACAACAAACTAATTGTAGTTAATCAATTATACATTTAATACTATAGTACCATGATAGTGAAATTGTGGTTTTCTCATACATTATTTACTAATAGCTATTTTAAAAGGATAGGTGCTGATTTGTTGACCATTCAGAGCATAGATTAGTCGTTACCCGTTAGTAGACCACCCATATTTGAATTACGACTTGGAGACAACTCAAAAGTATAGATTACGATATTCGTAAATGCTATCGcttgtaaaaaaaatcatggatcATATAAAATGAATTTGTATTCAAATACGTATCGGCAAATGTTCCAAAACTTTTCAGTATCTTACAAACTAAATTAACCAAACCaccaatttaatttttgagtatAACCAgaggaaatttaaaaaaaaaaaaaaaaaaaaatNNNNNNNNNNNNNNNNNNNNNNNNNNNNNNNNNNNNNNNNNNNNNNNNNNNNNNNNNNNNNNNNNNNNNNNNNNNNNNNNNNNNNNNNNNNNNNNNNNNNNNNNNNNNNNNNNNNNNNNNNNNNNNNNNNNNNNNNNNNNNNNNNNNNNNNNNNNNNNNNNNNNNNNNNNNNNNNNNNNNNNNNNNNNNNNNNNNNNNNNNNNNNNNNNNNNNNNNNNNNNNNNNNNNNNNNNNNNNNNNNNNNNNNNNNNNNNNNNNNNNNNNNNNNNNNNNNNNNNNNNNNNNNNNNNNNNNNNNNNNNNNNNNNNNNNNNNNNNNNNNNNNNNNNNNNNNNNNNNNNNNNNNNNNNNNNNNNNNNNNNNNNNNNNNNNNNNNNNNNNNNNNNNNNNNNNNNNNNNNNNNNNNNNNNNNNNNNNNNNNNNNNNNNNNNNNNNNNNNNNNNNNAAAAATCAACCCAAATGACTCCAGAACTCTCCGAGAAACGTCTTTGCCGCGTCAAGACTCGGGTAATACGTCGGCTCCATAAATATCTGACTCAGCGAGTCACACAATTCCTGACTCGCCGTCGCGTTCGTCTCCGCGCTTCCCATCATCTCCGCCACTAGCTGTCTATACGAAAAGAAGAAACTCTTCGCCGCAGCTTCCACCGCCTGCATCccctgaagaagatgaatcttaTCGCACTCACTCTTCCTCGAGTAAAGCTTCATCGCCGCCTCTTGCAATCTCGGTCCTCCGGTGGGATCAACCTCAACCGCCAACACCGCAGGAACCTTGTGTCTCAAATCCTTAGACATCTTCATCACCTCCACTAATCCTCTAGATCTGAAACAAAACGCATCGTTTTTGCCCGTCGATTTGATCTGTAACTGTTTCTTCAATTTCAAAAAATCCTCCGGATCCATCAGCATATGAAGATCTTCGATCTCCGTAAGAAGCTTCCAGATCTTTTCCAGCAAGTACACGTCGTCGGAAGCTTTTTCGAATCTCTCGTCTTCGATGCTTGAGACGATCCGATCCAAGAGGTTACGAGATGCGTAGATCCACGATTCGAGGATCTGGTGAATGATGTAGAGCGTTTGATTCTCTTGGTTATCGATGTGATCTGCGTATGGATTGTCTTTGAGGCTGTAAAGCTCGTTAGGTCGGCAAATCGAATCGTACCGGAGATTAGGTTTTCCGGCGATGTTCTGTTCGCCGAGTCCGAGCGTGTACTTACACCGACGCATCTCGTTATCGATTGTGGATAAGATCTTTTTCCCTAAAGCTTCCGATCTCCTCCACGTAGCTAGCTGCGGTAACAAACTTAACGAGCTTCGTACATCGCTGACCGGAACCGCCGAcgattcgtcttcttcatcctcttcggAGATGGCTGCCAGAATCTGGATCTGATTCGTGACGAGAGAATCTAACCGTCGGTTCCATTCGCGGTGGTTGATGTACGGTCTGGTATCGGAAGAAACGGCGAAAATTAATCTGAAACTGATCTCCAAAGCTTGAAGAGCCGGTTTGAGGATCGGTTCGGAAGTCCAGTGAGGGAAATCACGAGAGGACCAGAGGTTACGTAGCTCGGGGAGACGAAGGTAAAGCTCGTAAGCAGAGCAAAGAGATGGAGCGGAGCAAGAGATGGGAGAGGAGGAAACAGTTGGGAGTACTTTGAAGAAGGGTGAAGGGATAGTGACGTGGAGCTTTGATGAAAGCTTTGGTGAGTTTGGTATATCTGATGATACCATCTTCCTCTTCCAATCCATatctaccattttttttttttctttttgaatctctttagtgtgttaaagttttgaattttggtattttgttttggatgaAGGAGTTAAGGAGACGAGGTGAGTGTATATATAGAGGAGGAATGTGGATTAGAGAGAAAAGGCGTGTGAGAGGAATTATACCGACGTGACTAAATTTGAAAGTCAACGTTAGAGACGCGGTCTCATATATTTTGAGAAACCAAAGCAGTCGTGGGACTGTGGATTAAGTTGAGgataatctttttcttttttttggctttatatGCATTAggataaaagttttttaatctctaataattatttttgaggGGTACTGTTTTCCATTAAAGGTAAAATGCCTAATTAGtcgaatgttttgtttgtttagtaatCTGATCTTTACAGAAATATAGAATATTATCTCGTTTTGGTAAGAGATTATCTTttcaagggaaaaaaaaaaaacagcttatGTAAGTTAAGaatatcaaaaaagaaaatatttgatatttacGATATACAATTTTTGGGATTGATTAATAAGAATATGAAAGTCAATCATGCGTTATGGGTTGTCTTTTCATTTATGAGTAGATCCCACTATAACTCATCataattctagttttttttgtttgttcataaaTTTCCCTAAAATTTCATTCTTCGTAAAACAGTATTTTGTTGTTCATTCAAAAACttaagtaagaaaataaatttgtagtTAAAAAAATCTACAGCTACAAGTATAACTAACTAATCATGCACATGGTGTTTTTGATATTATATTAACAATCGTGAAACATTAACAGATTGACAATGTACCacataaaagaaagcaaatatgtaaaagaaaaaaacaatacacgtatatttgttttctaagctaaaaaaaacagtatatctatttataaaacaaacaaaaaactatatGAAACTCTTCAGTAGCGTAAATGACGGGCAAATGAAGAAACTCAAGAAAGCATAAAGCTGGATGGCACTAGATTTTTCTAATAACATCAAGAAAaacgttgtttttttttttttcatttttaaaattgattagcAACTTGAACATCAAAACAggtaaaggaaaacaaattctTTTTCCACTTTCTCTAATTATAAATTAACGAACACATGTTTCCCTACAAAAGTTTTTATAACTCCATTTATTAGCTCAAAAGATTAAGATTATTATACTTGCAAGTTAAGATAGTTTCTAAAGCAAATATACATTTACTACCAATTGCTCAAAACTAAAGTTGGATAGtagaaaaatatgaatttgtcTTACCATATGAAAAATATGATAGTCCGCCATTTTTTTGTGAGACATATTTGTATATGCTTGTTAAACTAGTGTACCTTGTAAATTAGTATATCTTGTTTCTATTTAATCTCgtgttattaatatttcaaaccCGGAGAATTATATAATCACAAGTCTGCAAAccgataaaaataaaaacttatataaaaagaagactattttattttattgtggtAAGCATTTAGACGGTGCCGAGGTCtgaactggaaaaaaaaaaaaaaaaaggaatggcACATGGAGAGGAGAAGTAGGAGgaatatagatagatagatatgtCGAAGCTTATCCAAAAATGTGTGAGATGAAGGTTGGAGTTTGGTCTCAGGCTCTCAGCACTAGGAAGCTGTCGTTCGTTTCCTTTGACTTTGGTTTTTCTTTACTTCGagttctatatattattttattatctcacccatttatttcttatatgatatatatagataaatttttgattgaataaGACTGCCAATGTATGAGATTTATGTTTTAGGTGCATGCACTATATTTTTGATATGGATGTTTCTGTTATTTTATCGGTAAACTTAAGGATACAAACGGTTGGAGTAAAGACGGACCATTTCTTCGGTTATAAATTAGACAAGTGGATTATATATAGCGAATAAGTATGGTCTGATAACAAATTAGTGGTCCATAACCTCTccgtttcttgtttttttttttttttttttttttttttttttttttttttttttttttttttttttttttttttNNNNNNNNNNNNNNNNNNNNNNNNNNNNNNNNNNNNNNNNNNNNNNNNNNNNNNNNNNNNNNNNNNNNNNNNNNNNNNNNNNNNNNNNNNNNNNNNNNNNNNNNNNNNNNNNNNNNNNNNNNNNNNNNNNNNNNNNNNNNNNNNNNNNNNNNNNNNNNNNNNNNNNNNNNNNNNNNNNNNNNNNNNNNNNNNNNNNNNNNNNNNNNNNNNNNNNNNNNNNNNNNNNNNNNNNNNNNNNNNNNNNNNNNNNNNNNNNNNNNNNNNNNNNNNNNNNNNNNNNNNNNNNNNNNNNNNNNNNNNNNNNNNNNNNNNNNNNNNNNNNNNNNNNNNNNNNNNNNNNNNNNNNNNNNNNNNNNNNNNNNNNNNNNNNNNNNNNNNNNNNNNNNNNNNNNNNNNNNNNNNNNNNNNNNNNNNNNNNNNNNNNNNNNNNNNNNNNNNNNNNNNNNNNNNNNNNNNNNNNNNNNNNNNNNNNNNNNNNNNNNNNNNNNNNNNNNNNNNNNNNNNNNNNNNNNNNNNNNNNNNNNNNNNNNNNNNNNNNNNNNNNNNNNNNNNNNNNNNNNNNNNNNNNNNNNNNNNNNNNNNNNNNNNNNNNNNNNNNNNNNNNNNNNNNNNNNNNNNNNNNNNNNNNNNNNNNNNNNNNNNNNNNNNNNNNNNNNNNNNNNNNNNNNNNNNNNNNNNNNNNNNNNNNNNNNNNNNNNNNNNNNNNNNNNNNNNNNNNNNNNNNNNNNNNNNNNNNNNNNNNNNNNNNNNNNNNNNNNNNNNNNNNNNNNNNNNNNNNNNNNNNNNNNNNNNNNNNNNNNNNNNNNNNNNNNNNNNNNNNNNNNNNNNNNNNNNNNNNNNNNNNNNNNNNNNNNNNNNNNNNNNNNNNNNNNNNNNNNNNNNNNNNNNNNNNNNNNNNNNNNNNNNNNNNNNNNNNNNNNNNNNNNNNNNNNNNNNNNNNNNNNNNNNNNNNNNNNNNNNNNNNNNNNNNNNNNNNNNNNNNNNNNNNNNNNNNNNNNNNNNNNNNNNNNNNNNNNNNNNNNNNNNNNNNNNNNNNNNNNNNNNNNNNNNNNNNNNNNNNNNNGCAAAATGTAAACTTAGCAAATGTTACCGATGAGTTTGCAAAATTGTAAAGCTAATGTGTTtgcaaaaatgtaaaactaatgtcacacatgcatatatataagtacTATATGTGacacaaattttgaaagaagaaaacaaaaattggagaTTGGTGGTGTGGTAAAGAAAGATGAACTGGTATGTAGCAACAGAATACATATGCATCGGTACGGGCATTTGCATCGTGATTATTGCTTCGTACTTGTATGGCGATTGgttgcagaaaaaaatatgtcCCTGTTGTCGTCATAATGATGATGAATCTACTGCCTAACTAGTATTCTTATTTTACTACGTTCAGCGgttttttgttacttttctttttacattatctATAAAATAGCAGCTCGATATGTTTTGCAATATTGTAACGTTGTTCTATTTATATTAATTGCATTGATATGTATTATTcactttgattttttgttttttcctttgagTTCAGTATTCAAAATTACcgatttgtttattatatttgattgataaattttgaacctgcccttattaattactttttaattaatcatagaTGATGaaatttatcaatatttccataaatttaacgTGGAAATTTTCAGACAagtaattaaaaagtaatttatgACACACAAATGTTATGAATTTAAGACAGGTTCTCCTTTTAACGTGGAAATTTTCTATATCCATTTGTGTGTCATCATCTATggataagagaaagaaaaaagaaaagagttatgCGAAAAGTATTCATAACTTCTTGAAGAATGGATATAGTGTAGGATGGGTTTTGTATAAATAAGAATCAAAAAGGAGACGGTGTTACTTGTAAGAATTCCTTTCACGTTTACGTATAAAAAGAGAAGTTTATTTCGCCTTTATAACATAATAGTCTTTCTCCTTAATTCTTTCCCAAACGTTATttgtataaaaagaaaaaacagtgaCCTCTTATATTCCGCTAgcaagaaagaaatgaaaaactcttaaatgtttttttttttaattaatatcatgtggcagagaaaaaaatagaccAATTTTGCATGTTGTTTGATAAAAGCAAACAATTTTTAGTCTCGTGTTTACATTGACGCAGTTGGAAAAATATCAACGTACACTACTGTGCACTTTGGGATCAATATCAAACTGTgtgtttccttattttttgaCGTGGAATTAATGGACAAAATATGCTtagtaaaaaatgaaaaaataggGTGTACTAGCTAGAGATTCGCGTTAAAAATGGTATAGTAAGAGTGTACTTCCATTTGTTTCATAAACTTCCTTGTGTTTTAGTGTTTAGAAAAGTAGAACATAacatagtttttagtttttagaacataacaaaatatcatCGGTAGTTTTGGTGTAGTGCAGAATATCATCAGTAGTTTTGGTGTAGTGCTGTCTTCTTGCTCACTTGTGGTAGTCGGCGAAGAGTTTCTTGTGCATGCGTAAGGCATTCTTGGTCAGCTTCCTCAATTTGTCCTTGGCTCTGCTAAGCTTCGATCCTAGCAAGCTAATAGATCTCTGCATTAACAAACATATCATCAGATAAGCACCTAATCAACATCATCAGCCAGAAtatcaaatcaacaaaatcaacaaagtaAGAGAGATTTGcatgtttttctaaaaattaatagtaTCATGTGGCAGAGGAAAAAATAGACCAATTTGCAtgttgtttggaaaaaaaaaaaaaaagcaaacaatttTTAGTTTACATTGACGCAATTGGAAAAAATATCAACGTACACTACTGAGCGTGCACTTGGGATCAATATCAAACTGTGTGTTTCCTTATTTTTGACGTGGAATAATATGATCATCGTCGTCGACACGAAAAaagatagtatatataaaaacaaaacaaatctgatactaaatctataaataaataaaaggaatggAGTCCAAATCGGGGCATGGCTTCCATCCATTTGGGCAGCCAATGAGGTTTGGATTCGTCTTCGTCATGTGCGAATCACaccaaccaaccaaaccaacttggtccaaaaccaaaaagaccCACTCTTATCTGTTTTCAACAGCCACGTGGTCGAAGCAAAGCAAGTTAACGGTTCCGAGAACATGAACCCACGGTAGCATGACAGCTGGGAACTTTCCACGTTTTATTTTATGGGtcctcttcttttattttttttcttctaaccaactaaccattttttttttttaatattcctTAGTTGTTGCTATAATCGGCATCTATCTTGTTACAATTTAGTTACCGCTCTTCTTCACATGATGATcgcatttttgttgttgttgttgttatttatttgttcaaccaaatcatcaaaatcaatggACAAAATgtttagtaaatttttttaaaaatgagtaTATTAGCTAGTGATTGGCGCAAAATGATATTGTTCCTTCAACAATTATTCTCAAAATACTACGAGTGAtcaactttattaaaaaaaaaaacatattgtatTCATCgagtgtttttttaatatgtataataaaagaaaaaatgacaaCTAtctgaaaaaggaaattttcttGACCAACATGTTTATCCTCTCTTTTTAAAAGTGGGTTACTCGTCACACTGGTTAGAAGAAATGCGATTGTATAAATGATGCTCAAACGTGttcgtttatatataaaaaaaaagagtgccTTCGATTTAGAAAATGACACAATTCAATGTTTGTTCATTGGATTcgtttaaataaaagtataaagttgtgtcatgtgtgtaattttcttgttttcttgttttatattgTATCAATGGGGAACAAACGGGTTTTAGTTATATGCTTGTATGTGGATATAAACTCATGATTattgttatgaaaatataaattagtagtatataattaaaagaacacTAAAAGAGTTGGAGGAGAGAGTCAACATTCAACAAAGGTTGAGCTATCAAAAAAACAAGTTTCCTGGTAATGAAGCATGTCTCCGGCCGCATTATCCGACCATTATCcattcctctctttctttattatttttttttaatcaagaaaccaaaataatagtataaattaaatgaTTAGCAGTAATTAATTTGGATGTTGTTAGTTGTTACTTGTTACGGAACAAGGCTTCTACTCCAATAGGTTAACCGTAAATCtcagttttattaaatttatatgagCCCTCATCTAAAGCAGTAGTAGTATTTAATTGTCTATACTCAACCGAAAGTATCAAATACTAGTAAAAGACGACTCCAACAGACAACGATACCTGAACAATCAATTAcagtataattttgtttaattttccttGGTAGTTGTATGAATTCTCGGTACCTTGTACATGTTTAACTTAATAGTAGATGGCATGATTCGGATAAAGTTTGGTATGGGAACACATCACACTGCCTAAATTCCTCAATAAATGCCGGAATTTGAGAagatatcaaattatatttgcATGTGGATGAGATCAAACTCCAATAACACATATAAAATTCTTTGATGGGACATTCTTTTTTTCCTcgctatatattttatattctctcctgattttcattaaaaaatcttcttttataaGAACACAACTAGTTGataatggttatatatatttcgaAATCACCACCAGTTAACTAAATTTACGGTATTTTATTTCATTCGTGCTATATATTTTGTTGCTTAGGTATTTTTACCAACTTGTTTTCATCAGGTCCATGTTGATCTCTCTATATCATATAGTTTAAAAACTGTGAAAGCTCGTATACTAGAGAAGAGAACTATGACGAGGTTTGTGGATgcaataattattagtattacattttttaaaaaagtcgtAGCAAAATTTGATGTATATCCATTTGGGAACATGGGGGACATCTTCccccttcttcttctatgtCGGACTCTTTTTTTGACTTTTACGTTCCAAGAAAATGGATACAACTTGGAATAAACTTCTTTATGTCATCACGAAAAAACGTTATCGTTGAGGGAAGTCCTTATCCACCAAAAGCCTCAAAttcaattctttaatttttttcttctaacttATACATAACGTTAATCAAGCACCacattcctctttgttttttctttttttttttaatattcttcttctatattttaTTCTGATTATTATAAGTTTGACACGACATATTCCACTATAAATCCGCAAGTCCCACGCTTATGTTTCATGGGAAATGCCTAAAATGAGTCTGAtccatttttttcataaacttCCTTTCTTTTTGACAATTATTAACAAAAGCATGCCTTGTGTTTTTAACCAGATGGAAAAGCATGCTTATCCCCTTTAATTATTCTTTGAACTGTTTATAAAGAAAACGTAAGATTTTGATTAAGTTAGTACGAAATTTATCATGAAGATAGGCTATGCGATCTTCTAAACGtgttatttatatgataatttgaTGGTATTGTGTGGATATGTATTTGAAGGAAAGCGTGAtgtgaattattattataaaccaGAGATTATATTATAAGTGAGGTTTGGTACTGCAAAACCACCATTTGAAAACCCATATGCAACCTTAAAGAAGACCTAAACACCAACAGCAGTTTTACTCCGATTTTGAATTTACTAAGAATCATTATCCCATTTTAATAATTTCGAATCGAGCAACTTAAAATTTGAAGCTTATCTCTGTTTTAAACCTAAATGCAAACTTTCATCACTCTCCAAGTAACTTAATAGTCTCGACTCTCAGCAATAGGTTACTTGGATAAAGCAAATTATCAATATTCATACTTGCATTATTATTAATCTGAACAACAATTATAACATCAATGAAACAACGTCTTCATTGGAAGACTTTAAGTCACCCTTAATGCAGATCAACGTCTTCATTGGATTCCTGCTGTTTCTTACCTCGTTATCCATCTGTGTACTCTTCTCTAGTTCTTCAATGTTCGCTTCTCGCTCTTGGACAAAGGGTAAATCCCTTTCAACGGattcatcaaattctccaatctCTGCATTCAACTGCAGGGATATCTATGTGATAGATAGCTTATCTCGCATTACCTTGAAAATCTTTGCCTCCCACTGCTTCCGCTGCTCATTAAGGAGAGTCAACTCCTGAGCTTTTTGGTTTATAAGCTTCATTTTTGAATCTCTGGTacataaagaagaagcaaaataaaTCATGAGAGCATCAATTTTGAATCACTAGTACAGGAAATAAGATATGAGAAAACATGAATGCACTAAATTATAAGAGAACTTGTAAAAATCTGGCGGGGAAAGagtaataatatatgtatactcATCTTAAAATGCTAACCactttttcttgtgttctttaaaATAAACTCTCAATGTGCCATCAGAGTAATTCAAAAATATGTTGTACTCTTGCTACTACTTATCAATCTAAGTCAAGTGGGCTAGTATTATAATTCATGGTACATCCAAAAAGATAGTAGTATAAGCAAGAACAGGGGGCATACCTGTATAGAGCATAGTTCAAAAGTGAACTGATGATAAACTCGGTTCGGGATGGTTCGGGGCGTATCAGATCCTTGTAATTCATTTGTAATGGACAATCCAACAAAACTAGCAACTTTTTCACTTTGCAATACAGATTCATATATTGCACTGAGGTGACATGATGATGTGGATTCTCCAATTGCTGCAATGCCTCAGACTCGACTTGCCCTTTCTCTTCTCTACAATTGGATATTTTCGAAAAAttcccaattaaaaaaataaaataattagggATTTCAAGCTCAGCTTccgtaaaataaataattagggATTTCAAGCTCAGCTTCTCTACAGTttttatcttcaaaaaaaaaaaaaaaaaaNNN
The sequence above is drawn from the Camelina sativa cultivar DH55 chromosome 4, Cs, whole genome shotgun sequence genome and encodes:
- the LOC104782462 gene encoding nematode resistance protein-like HSPRO2, yielding MVDMDWKRKMVSSDIPNSPKLSSKLHVTIPSPFFKVLPTVSSSPISCSAPSLCSAYELYLRLPELRNLWSSRDFPHWTSEPILKPALQALEISFRLIFAVSSDTRPYINHREWNRRLDSLVTNQIQILAAISEEDEEDESSAVPVSDVRSSLSLLPQLATWRRSEALGKKILSTIDNEMRRCKYTLGLGEQNIAGKPNLRYDSICRPNELYSLKDNPYADHIDNQENQTLYIIHQILESWIYASRNLLDRIVSSIEDERFEKASDDVYLLEKIWKLLTEIEDLHMLMDPEDFLKLKKQLQIKSTGKNDAFCFRSRGLVEVMKMSKDLRHKVPAVLAVEVDPTGGPRLQEAAMKLYSRKSECDKIHLLQGMQAVEAAAKSFFFSYRQLVAEMMGSAETNATASQELCDSLSQIFMEPTYYPSLDAAKTFLGEFWSHLG
- the LOC104782463 gene encoding kinetochore protein NUF2-like, whose amino-acid sequence is MSQSTMSQSAYEYPRLPRPEIISALNKAKIASITEAELENPTLEFVAEINTKLLIHLDEEEKGQVESEALQQLENPHHHVTSVQYMNLYCKVKKLLVLLDCPLQMNYKDLIRPEPSRTEFIISSLLNYALYRDSKMKLINQKAQELTLLNEQRKQWEAKIFKVMRDKLSIT